A single window of uncultured Methanospirillum sp. DNA harbors:
- a CDS encoding flippase activity-associated protein Agl23, with product MHNVLKHVISNIYNRTSAGRIILLVFLVGLLIRCISPDLKLFHHDEAIHAWYTYNLITTGSYLYDPVYHGPLLYYLTGAAFFLFGASDVVARLLPAIFGAAIIPLFWVLHQNGWIKKDQAIFASLFFALSPSMVYFSRFLRHDIFQLFFTVCLLVCLLLYLDKGKWQYAACAAASAACGLCLKEDMPATLLIFASFFVLMLMTGRIRLPKRWLRDLVVGLLVMAGIGTLCYTTFLSHPEMILLAPGKAISHWMGVQGECRICGAPWYYLLLLVVYELPILILAVLGFWHWGIRQAGFSELKSETSRHLQKIKKSHGADHQTNDNKSAFLLTFAIYWALLSLLFYAYVGEKVPWLLIHQLFPLILLASYDLSGKKIILGLLGCAFLLVMTLHVCYTPADINEPIVQAQNSEDLKHVMDLISVSNMSVVTTDAYWPLPWYFRGEGWNKITLLAQKPAPAMILQKDPDLVIMLSTNSYDSGSLPGYQKQVVAYNYSFSLPLVEKDFPAWYFMRDGTKLSTYLDVFSKNRSFSSSF from the coding sequence GTGCATAACGTGCTGAAGCACGTAATTTCCAATATCTATAACCGCACCTCCGCAGGGCGGATCATTCTTCTCGTTTTTTTAGTAGGCCTTCTCATCAGATGTATCTCACCAGATCTGAAACTCTTTCATCATGACGAAGCCATCCATGCATGGTATACGTATAATCTGATCACTACCGGTTCGTACCTGTATGATCCCGTCTACCATGGCCCACTGCTCTATTACCTGACAGGTGCAGCATTTTTCCTGTTCGGAGCATCAGATGTTGTCGCTCGTCTGCTCCCGGCAATCTTCGGAGCAGCAATTATTCCTTTATTCTGGGTGCTACATCAGAACGGGTGGATCAAAAAAGATCAGGCCATCTTTGCGTCCCTCTTTTTTGCACTCTCCCCCTCCATGGTATATTTCTCCCGGTTTCTGCGCCATGACATATTCCAGCTCTTCTTCACTGTCTGTCTTCTTGTCTGCTTACTTCTCTATCTGGACAAAGGCAAGTGGCAGTATGCTGCCTGTGCTGCTGCATCAGCAGCCTGTGGTCTCTGTCTGAAAGAAGATATGCCAGCAACTCTCCTCATCTTTGCATCGTTTTTTGTGCTGATGCTCATGACCGGCCGGATTCGGCTGCCAAAGAGATGGTTGCGTGATCTGGTGGTCGGATTACTGGTTATGGCTGGTATTGGCACGCTCTGTTACACAACATTTCTTTCTCACCCGGAGATGATCCTGCTCGCTCCTGGGAAAGCTATCTCTCATTGGATGGGAGTTCAGGGGGAGTGCAGAATCTGTGGTGCTCCATGGTATTATCTCCTGCTTCTGGTTGTCTACGAACTTCCGATCCTGATCCTTGCCGTTCTTGGGTTCTGGCACTGGGGAATCAGACAGGCCGGTTTTTCCGAGCTGAAATCTGAAACATCTCGACATCTGCAAAAAATAAAGAAGAGTCATGGTGCCGACCATCAGACAAATGATAATAAATCAGCATTTCTGCTCACCTTTGCGATCTACTGGGCTTTGCTTTCACTACTCTTCTATGCGTATGTCGGGGAAAAGGTTCCCTGGCTCCTGATTCATCAGTTGTTTCCCCTGATTCTTTTGGCATCGTATGATCTATCCGGGAAAAAGATCATTTTGGGACTGCTGGGCTGTGCATTCCTCCTGGTCATGACCCTCCATGTCTGCTACACCCCGGCTGATATCAATGAACCCATTGTTCAGGCGCAGAACAGTGAGGATCTTAAACATGTGATGGATCTCATCTCGGTATCCAACATGTCAGTGGTGACAACAGATGCATACTGGCCGCTTCCCTGGTATTTCAGGGGAGAAGGCTGGAATAAAATCACCCTCCTTGCGCAAAAACCCGCTCCTGCCATGATCCTTCAGAAAGATCCCGATCTGGTCATCATGCTCAGTACGAATTCATATGATTCAGGTTCTCTTCCCGGGTACCAGAAACAGGTGGTTGCCTATAACTACTCTTTCTCTCTGCCTTTGGTGGAGAAGGATTTCCCTGCTTGGTACTTCATGCGCGATGGAACTAAATTAAGCACCTATCTTGATGTATTCTCTAAAAACCGATCCTTTTCCTCTTCTTTTTAG
- the rpsJ gene encoding 30S ribosomal protein S10 — protein MQKARIRLTGTDYQKVEEVCDKIREIAERTGVNLAGPIPLPTRKLVVPIRKSPDGEGTATWDRWQMRVHKRLIDIDADERALRQLMRTQVPKDIGIEIVLES, from the coding sequence ATGCAGAAAGCCCGTATCCGGCTCACCGGAACAGATTACCAGAAAGTCGAAGAGGTATGCGACAAGATTCGTGAGATCGCAGAACGCACTGGCGTAAACCTCGCAGGACCAATCCCGCTCCCTACCAGAAAACTCGTTGTTCCAATCCGGAAGAGCCCGGACGGCGAAGGTACCGCAACATGGGACCGCTGGCAGATGCGTGTACACAAGCGTCTCATCGATATCGATGCAGATGAGCGTGCACTGCGACAGCTGATGCGCACCCAGGTACCAAAAGATATCGGTATCGAGATTGTTCTCGAGAGCTGA